The bacterium genomic sequence GTTTATTTCTTTCTTTTTTGTACTATAAGCTTATCTGATGGTTTATTTTTCTTTCGAGTTTTATAACCTTTTGTTGGCCATCCCCAAGGACTCTGAGATAGATGACCTTTACTTTTTCCTTCCCCTCCACCGTGTGGGTGGTCAATAGGGTTCATTGCTACTCCTCTCACAGAAGGACGTCTACCAAGCCGACGGCTACGCCCAGCTTTACCGAGAGATATATACTTATATTCAGGGTTACTAACCTGCCCGATTGTTGCCATACAATTTAAAGCAAACAACCTTACCTCCCCAGAAGGAAGTTTTATCTGTGCATATTTCTCACCTTTAACCATTAATGTAGCAAAAGTGCCTGCAGATCTAACAAGTTTCCCGCCTTTTAAAGGTACAGTTTCAATGTTACATATCTGAAAACCCTCGGGAATATCTTTAAGCATTAATCTGTGACCTGGTTTAGCATCAGCCTCTTCACCACACTTAACGTTTGCACCTACCTTCAAACTATCTGGAGCTATAATATAACTTTTTATACCATCGGCATAAACAACCAAAG encodes the following:
- the rplB gene encoding 50S ribosomal protein L2; amino-acid sequence: MPLRKLKPVTPGQRHAVLQDYSEITRDKPEKKLVVGLKKTGGRNNQGRITSRHRGGGHKRLYRIIDFKGRLNKEGKVVSIEYDPNRSARIALVVYADGIKSYIIAPDSLKVGANVKCGEEADAKPGHRLMLKDIPEGFQICNIETVPLKGGKLVRSAGTFATLMVKGEKYAQIKLPSGEVRLFALNCMATIGQVSNPEYKYISLGKAGRSRRLGRRPSVRGVAMNPIDHPHGGGEGKSKGHLSQSPWGWPTKGYKTRKKNKPSDKLIVQKRKK